The following coding sequences are from one Paenibacillus stellifer window:
- a CDS encoding RodZ domain-containing protein produces the protein MSELGRQLKEARLQKGMSLDDVQEVTKIRKKYLEAIEAGDYKVLPGSFYVRAFIKTYAEAVGLNPDELMQEPGSVPAPVQESSTMESVLQSRSRRPESGRNPKWLPTLLMWIFPVLIVVVIYMYASDWGKSNDKQTDVSPITTSTQMPSPVAASAGAGGATPSPSAGAAGESAVPSGEVSPSPSPSVSPSPDAGSGAVVQDGKSGKTTIFKVSGANPQVVITASGKSWLEVYRGTNSQGEKLSYGSTEAGDTLNFTLDSQGMYIKSGYSPATQITVNGQPVTDGKSTSRILLKLDDGSSTEGSGTTGDTGTDGTQDAGNTTGQ, from the coding sequence ATGTCGGAACTGGGCCGGCAGTTGAAAGAGGCTCGTCTGCAGAAAGGCATGAGTCTTGACGATGTTCAAGAGGTTACGAAAATTCGCAAAAAATATCTCGAAGCGATCGAGGCGGGAGATTACAAGGTGCTCCCCGGAAGCTTCTATGTCCGTGCATTTATCAAGACATACGCGGAGGCGGTCGGCCTCAATCCTGACGAGTTGATGCAGGAGCCGGGAAGCGTTCCCGCGCCTGTACAGGAGTCGTCTACTATGGAGTCTGTGCTTCAGAGCCGAAGCCGCAGACCCGAGAGCGGACGGAATCCGAAATGGCTGCCGACGCTACTGATGTGGATTTTTCCCGTACTGATTGTAGTGGTCATTTATATGTATGCTTCCGATTGGGGCAAATCGAACGACAAGCAGACGGACGTGAGCCCGATTACCACCAGTACGCAGATGCCTTCACCTGTAGCGGCTTCGGCCGGCGCAGGCGGGGCGACGCCTTCTCCTTCGGCCGGAGCTGCAGGGGAATCTGCGGTTCCGTCGGGAGAAGTCTCTCCTTCGCCATCGCCGTCGGTATCTCCGTCACCTGACGCGGGCAGCGGCGCAGTGGTTCAGGACGGCAAATCCGGCAAAACCACGATATTCAAGGTGTCAGGGGCGAATCCGCAGGTGGTTATAACCGCTAGCGGCAAGAGCTGGCTTGAAGTATATCGCGGCACGAATTCACAGGGCGAGAAGCTCAGCTATGGAAGCACCGAAGCCGGAGATACGCTGAATTTTACACTCGACAGCCAGGGCATGTATATCAAGTCGGGATACTCTCCCGCGACCCAGATCACGGTTAACGGCCAGCCGGTTACGGACGGCAAATCGACGTCCCGTATTTTGCTGAAGCTGGATGACGGTTCGTCGACCGAAGGCTCAGGCACTACCGGCGATACCGGTACGGATGGCACTCAGGATGCCGGAAACACTACCGGCCAATAA
- the ymfI gene encoding elongation factor P 5-aminopentanone reductase, which produces MGGIGKPLGETTVLVTGGSGGIGGAIVERFASARMKVVVHYMNSHEAANEVARKCMEAGAQVMTVSADLRDKSQLLRMAERLEANGMQPDILVNNAGRSHYGMLADLSEEEWDDVMAVNLKGTFLCSQIFMPYMVSQRYGRIINVSSVWGISGASCEVAYSASKGGVNAFTKALARELAPSGVTVNAVAPGAVRTSMLDNLAEDEVRMLEEEIPAGRLALPDEISSLVYFLALPESGYINGQIISPNGGWIT; this is translated from the coding sequence CTGGGAGGAATCGGCAAGCCGCTTGGAGAAACGACAGTGCTGGTAACGGGAGGAAGCGGGGGAATCGGCGGAGCGATCGTCGAACGCTTTGCCTCGGCAAGGATGAAGGTTGTCGTCCACTATATGAATTCACACGAAGCGGCCAATGAGGTTGCCAGAAAGTGCATGGAAGCCGGAGCGCAGGTGATGACGGTGTCGGCCGACCTTCGGGATAAAAGCCAGCTGCTGCGCATGGCCGAAAGGCTTGAAGCGAACGGCATGCAGCCGGATATTCTGGTCAACAACGCGGGCAGATCCCACTATGGAATGCTCGCCGACCTTTCCGAAGAAGAATGGGATGACGTAATGGCGGTCAATTTAAAAGGCACATTTCTGTGCAGTCAGATTTTCATGCCCTATATGGTGTCGCAGCGCTATGGCCGGATTATCAATGTATCCTCCGTATGGGGGATTTCGGGGGCTTCCTGCGAGGTCGCTTATTCAGCCAGCAAAGGAGGGGTCAATGCTTTTACAAAGGCTCTGGCCCGCGAGCTAGCTCCTTCGGGAGTTACGGTTAACGCGGTGGCTCCCGGAGCCGTCCGGACTTCAATGCTGGATAATCTGGCTGAGGATGAAGTGCGGATGCTGGAGGAGGAAATTCCGGCCGGGCGATTGGCGCTTCCGGATGAAATTTCCTCGCTGGTGTATTTTTTGGCGCTGCCTGAGTCGGGATATATCAACGGCCAGATTATTAGCCCGAACGGTGGATGGATTACCTGA
- the yfmH gene encoding EF-P 5-aminopentanol modification-associated protein YfmH has product MEQIHYERLQETLYAEELDNGLKVFVLPKPDFKKTYATFATNYGSIDNHFKVAGGEEISVPDGIAHFLEHKMFEEPEGDIFATFASNGASANAFTSFEQTVYLFSATEKIETNLETLIDFVQRPYFTDQNVEKEKGIIGQEINMYADNPDWRVYFGLIEAMYSVNPVRIDIAGTVESISTITKETLYTCYNAFYHPSNMLLFIVGGVDPQAVLDLVRSNQARKAYETQGEIDRIFAKEPVEVGQTRLENKLPVSMPKCLFGFKEREAGLTGKDAVRRDLTTKLMLDLLLGSSTSLYQKLYDEELITDSFGHEYNSSPQYAFSAIGGDTKDPELLLKRIREEIEPLLVSGFNESDFIRARNKKIGGYLRMLNSPESIAHEFTRYQFRGGDFFDVLPQYESITLEEVNERLLSHIDWNQLAVSVVVNP; this is encoded by the coding sequence ATGGAACAGATCCATTACGAACGGCTCCAGGAGACGCTGTATGCGGAAGAGCTGGATAACGGACTGAAGGTATTCGTGCTGCCAAAGCCGGATTTCAAGAAGACTTATGCTACATTTGCAACCAACTACGGTTCGATTGATAATCACTTTAAGGTAGCGGGCGGAGAGGAAATCTCGGTTCCTGATGGCATCGCCCATTTTCTGGAGCATAAAATGTTCGAAGAGCCGGAAGGCGATATTTTTGCGACTTTTGCCTCCAACGGAGCGTCAGCCAACGCTTTTACAAGCTTTGAGCAGACCGTATACTTATTCTCCGCGACGGAGAAGATTGAGACCAATTTAGAGACACTGATCGATTTCGTGCAGCGGCCTTATTTCACCGATCAGAACGTCGAGAAGGAAAAAGGGATTATAGGCCAGGAGATCAACATGTATGCCGATAATCCGGATTGGCGGGTGTACTTCGGATTAATCGAAGCGATGTATTCGGTCAACCCGGTACGGATCGATATCGCAGGCACGGTGGAATCGATCTCCACGATCACCAAAGAGACGCTGTACACCTGCTACAACGCGTTCTATCACCCGAGCAACATGCTGCTGTTTATCGTGGGAGGCGTTGATCCCCAAGCGGTTCTGGACCTGGTTCGTAGCAATCAGGCGCGCAAAGCGTATGAGACTCAGGGCGAAATTGATCGTATTTTTGCAAAAGAGCCTGTGGAGGTCGGCCAGACGCGATTGGAGAACAAGCTGCCTGTATCGATGCCCAAATGTCTGTTCGGATTTAAGGAACGGGAAGCCGGCCTGACCGGAAAAGATGCTGTCCGCAGGGATCTCACCACCAAGCTGATGCTTGACCTGCTTCTTGGCAGCAGTACATCCCTGTATCAGAAGCTGTACGATGAAGAGCTGATTACCGACAGCTTCGGCCATGAATACAACAGCTCCCCGCAGTATGCATTCTCAGCGATCGGCGGCGATACGAAGGACCCCGAGCTTCTTCTTAAGCGAATCCGGGAGGAGATTGAGCCGCTGCTTGTGTCCGGGTTCAATGAATCCGATTTTATTCGGGCCCGCAACAAGAAGATCGGCGGTTATTTGCGGATGCTGAACTCCCCCGAGAGCATTGCGCATGAATTTACGCGCTATCAGTTCAGGGGCGGAGATTTCTTCGACGTGCTGCCGCAGTATGAATCGATCACGCTCGAGGAAGTCAACGAACGCTTGCTTTCACACATCGACTGGAATCAGCTGGCGGTATCTGTGGTGGTGAATCCTTAG
- a CDS encoding DUF3388 domain-containing protein, which produces MEYKQWYMEYKIHKNRPGLLGDIASMLGMLEVNILTINGVEGKTRGMLLETDDDEKISLMGDMLKKVENITVTALRAPRLVDILAVRHGRYIDRDSDDRKTFRFTRDELGLLVDFLGELFKREGSQVIGLRGMPRVGKTESIIAGSVCAMKRWTFVSSTMLRQTVRSQLAEDEMNPHNVFIIDGIVSTIRSNEKHYNLLKEIMAMPSVKVIEHPDIFVRESEYTYDDFDILIELRNTPSEEIVYDTFTGSYSDDL; this is translated from the coding sequence TTGGAATACAAACAGTGGTACATGGAATACAAGATACATAAGAATCGGCCCGGGCTTCTTGGAGACATCGCCTCCATGCTCGGGATGCTTGAGGTCAACATCCTGACCATCAACGGCGTGGAAGGCAAGACGCGGGGAATGCTGCTTGAAACGGATGACGACGAGAAGATCAGCCTTATGGGCGACATGCTCAAGAAGGTGGAGAATATTACGGTTACCGCCCTGCGCGCTCCGCGGCTGGTTGATATTTTGGCTGTCCGTCACGGCCGCTATATCGACAGGGACTCCGATGACCGGAAGACATTCCGGTTCACCCGCGACGAGCTTGGTCTTCTTGTCGATTTTCTCGGGGAACTGTTCAAGCGCGAAGGCAGCCAGGTTATCGGTCTCCGGGGCATGCCGAGAGTCGGCAAGACGGAATCGATCATCGCCGGCAGCGTGTGCGCCATGAAGCGTTGGACCTTTGTCTCTTCGACCATGCTTCGTCAGACGGTGCGCAGCCAATTGGCTGAGGATGAGATGAACCCGCATAATGTGTTTATCATCGACGGTATCGTCAGCACCATCCGATCCAATGAGAAGCATTACAATCTCCTGAAAGAGATTATGGCTATGCCGAGTGTGAAGGTCATCGAGCACCCCGATATTTTTGTGCGGGAATCTGAATATACGTACGACGACTTTGACATTCTGATCGAGCTTCGCAACACGCCGAGTGAGGAAATTGTATACGATACTTTTACCGGCAGCTACAGCGACGATCTGTAA
- a CDS encoding YajQ family cyclic di-GMP-binding protein: MASESSFDIVSKMDIQELTNAIHQTEKEIQNRFDFKGTKSNLKLEKDALIIVSDDEYKLNAVIDILQSKMVKRGITLKNLDFGKIEPAALGTVRQRLGLKQGIDQENAKKINVLIRDSKLKVKSQIQGDQIRVTGKSRDDLQQIIKLLNNADLPLDLQYTNMK, from the coding sequence ATGGCTTCGGAAAGCTCATTCGACATTGTATCCAAAATGGACATTCAGGAATTAACCAACGCGATCCATCAGACGGAGAAAGAGATCCAGAACCGCTTCGACTTCAAAGGCACCAAGAGCAACCTCAAGCTGGAAAAGGACGCGTTGATTATCGTATCGGACGACGAGTATAAGCTGAATGCGGTAATCGATATTTTGCAATCCAAAATGGTGAAGAGAGGAATTACCCTGAAGAACCTGGATTTCGGCAAAATCGAGCCGGCGGCGCTTGGCACGGTACGCCAGCGGCTAGGATTGAAGCAGGGGATCGATCAGGAGAACGCCAAGAAGATCAACGTGCTCATCCGCGATTCCAAGCTTAAGGTCAAGAGCCAGATCCAGGGCGACCAGATCCGGGTCACGGGCAAGAGCCGCGACGATCTGCAGCAGATCATCAAACTTCTCAACAATGCGGATCTTCCGCTGGACCTGCAGTATACCAATATGAAATGA
- a CDS encoding DUF3243 domain-containing protein → MSTESTVIKNYDTWKRFLGERVIQAEKVGMSEDTISKLAYEIGEFLDKKVDPQNASNRAIKELWDVGDESQRQTIASLMVKLAKQNA, encoded by the coding sequence ATGTCAACAGAATCAACTGTCATCAAGAACTACGATACCTGGAAGAGATTTTTGGGTGAACGGGTCATTCAGGCCGAAAAAGTCGGCATGAGCGAGGACACCATTTCCAAGCTGGCTTACGAAATCGGGGAATTCCTCGATAAGAAAGTCGACCCGCAGAACGCTTCGAACCGGGCGATCAAGGAGCTGTGGGATGTGGGCGACGAAAGTCAGCGCCAGACCATCGCTTCCCTTATGGTGAAGCTGGCGAAGCAAAACGCATAA